The following nucleotide sequence is from Anolis sagrei isolate rAnoSag1 chromosome 11, rAnoSag1.mat, whole genome shotgun sequence.
ttcgttatccgtgattgctagtccatgatcaaaacatcatcacatcggaattagccgaaaacttgctcaaatatccaagttttcagttttttccgaaatgccattagcgaggtggctgatcttatttcagtagggagggcattccaaagccggggggccaccacagaaaaggccctatctctcgttcccgcaagccgcacttgtgaagcaggcgggatagagagaagggcttctcccgaaggtatgtagggccagaaccgtttagggctttaaaggtcaaagccagcactttgaattgggctcggtagctaatcggtagccagtggagctggtacagcagaggagttgtatgctccctgcgccctgctcctgttaataccatggctgccgcccgttggactagttggagcttccgggccgtcttcaaaggcaaccccacgtagagagcgttgcagtagttaaggcgggatgtaaccagagcgtggactaccgtggccaagtcagactttattttatattatttagttatttatattATGTAGTTATTAAATTTAGATGTTGtgtagtctaataataataagtaagtgAAATTATCAATCCCAAATTGACGCCGATTTCCCTTCTGTTGCTTTCAGGACGACAACGCCGTCCTCGAGATCTCCCTCAAATTGGCCAGTATCTACGCTGCGCAAAATCAGTTACGGTTTACGCTTCCAAATTCTTTCTTTACGAAGGAAAGACGGGGGGGGGGCTTTTGGAGGCTCGTCTGTCAACATGACTGACCAAGAGATCTTGTTTTGCCCTTGGGAGCAAGGAAGGGATTGCATTCATCCTTTGGGGTCCGCTCCATTGCTTATTGTGACTCCGTTTTCCGTTTTTTGCGCAACAGGGACAAGTTGGCGTTGGCCGGCTACGAGTTCTGCATCCTGACCCTGGAGGAGAAAGTGGCCCGGCAGAAAGACCAGCCTCAGGACTCTCTCCCAGGTCAGGAAAATATATGCAATGGCTCCTCTgactgggttgctgggagttctagcagcattctttcctgatgtttcacctccatctgtggctggcatcctcagaggttctgttggaatTGAGGCCAGTGGAGTGTGTGGCAAAATTAGTACTGTTGtgttcatcgcataatagtcacagcGCCATTTGGGAGGTGGCAAAATATACTAGCGTGGGGACCCGGCGGTAGctaggttatttgagaaaggcattgtttgcatGTGGTTTAAGTGTAGTCTACGTCCAGTGTCAGCTGGGAACAGTGGGTGCaggaaaactacagcttccatatgcattgacaagctggaatgtgtctagaggagggcgactaaaatagtcgcggatctggagaacaagccctatgaggagcggcttaaggagctgggcatgtttagcctgaagaggagatatgatagccatgtatatgcgagaggaagccacagggaggagggagcaagcttgttttctgcttccctggagactaggacgcggaacaatggcttcaaactacaagaaaggagattccatctgaacatgaggaagaatttcctgactgtgagagccgttcagcagtggaactctctgccccggagtgtggtggaggctccttctttggaagcttttaaacagaggctggatggccatctgtcaggggtgctttgaatgcaatattcctgcttcttggcagggggttggactggatggcccatgaggtctcttccaactctatgattctatgaatctaagtcccatcatccatggtccgccctcctcccaactgcaccaggatgtagagtgcatcatgggggctctgtgtgccaagtttggtctctatcagtcattggatgagggtcgcagtggtctcgggaagtcgctgaaggtactgcaagtcccataatccatggtccatcttcaCCCAAACCGCATCAGAACGTAAAGTGGGACatgaggggtctgtgtgccaagtttggtcctggtccgtgATTTGTGGGGGccacagtgttctgtgggaagtgagtcGAGTaaaggaactacaaatcccatcgtcGGTGGTCCATTCtctcccaaacttcaccagggtgTGAGGGGTTCATAGGAGTtaagtgtgtcaagtttggtccaggtccattttTTATGCTAGTCCCAATGGTCTCacgaagtaagtgaaggtacttcaagtctcatcatTCATGGCCTGTCCTACACCAAACCACATCAGGATGTCaagtgtgtgccaaatttggcccagttccatcattggtgagcaTTGCTGTggtttgtgggagctgaagctattgaaaatactgaaaatcccatcattcgtggtccatcctcccccaaagcatgccaggtcatgggggttatgtttgccaagtttggtccaggtccgtcgctCGTGCAGGTTGCAGTGGCTtgaggaagtggcagccaatcagaaaaaaCTTAAattgcattgagtagccatgaagtttgcaaggttaatcagtgagggtatctgcatagaggtagcctggcctctgttgcctggaggaacCCTCTATTCGTCCATTTGTTTGCAGAGGAAGAGCGGAAGGACACGCGCCTGCTGCTGGGCCTGAGCCTGGACTCCTATGCGCGCTTCCTCTTGGCTTGGGGCCGAGCCTCCGCAGCGCAGAAGATGTACAACCGGGCCTTGCGCATCGCGGCTGAGGAGCAAGGAGAGACCCACCCACAGGTCAGTCGCTCCAAGGCGAAACCAGGAGAGCCATGTTTTAATATCCGAAAGGATGTGTAGCCATGGCCTCAAAGGACAGGGGAGGatggagatcccacctgaacatgaggaaggacctCCTGACCACAACATTGTCTTCTTCTCACGGCAGACGGTGGTCCTGATGAGCGACTTGGCCACGGCTTTGGACTCTCAGGGCCTCTACGAGGAGGCCTACGTCCAGGCAAAGAGGGCGGCCGAATTGGCCAAAGAGACGGAACACCCCGAGGCCCACATTGTGCTGAACAACCTGGCGGGGATCCTGATGCATAAAGGTCAGAAAGGAAGGGACCGAAGGACGGGTAGGAGAGGGGATAAAGGGTGAACGAACGCCTTTGACGATTCACATCCTGCTCTGTATCGATACCGCTTGATGGGGAGGAACACTTACACTGCTTTCTTCAATGTTCCTACTTTTGAGTCAATTTAAAACGGATATCGGAAAGattgtatttcatcgcataatagtcacagcCCATTTGGGAGGTGGCAAAATTAGTAATGTTGTGTTCATTGCATTATAGTCGCAGCACCTTTGGGAGGTGGCAAAATTACTAATGCTGtgttcatcgcataatagtcgcagccCCATTTAGAAGGTGACATAATTAGTAATTTTGTGTtaattgcataatagtcgcagccCCATttgggaggggttttttttggtcgtgtcacaaatggctcctggtgtgagagaattggccgtctgcaaggacgttgcccaggggacgcctggatgatttgatgtttttatcatccttgtgggaggcttctctcatgtccccgcatgaggagctggagctgatagagggagctcatcggcttctccccagattcgaacctgcgacctattgggcttcagtcctgccggcacaggggtttaacccactgcgccaccgggggctccatttgggAGGTGACATAATTAGTAATTTTGTGTTcgtcgcataatagtcgcatcgCCGTTTGGGAGGTGGCACTAGTAATTTAGTGTTCCTTGCATACTAGTTGCAGACCCATTTGGGAAGTGACAAAATTAGTAATTTTGtgttcatcgcataatagtcgcagcaCCGTTTGGGGCTGATTCCCTATTCttgcttccccttcttctttctccaaaggcaaggcttttaaaaaactatgaatagaggcctctagagcatggctcttttctcctccccccttccctcagAGGCAAGGCAGTTTGTAAACTATGAATGGAGGCCTACGGAGCTccgctcttctctcctcccttttttcttccttccaaggcaaggcattttaaaaattatgaaatggaatttctctggagctccacttttctctcctccctccttccttcaaaggcaaggcagttaaaaaaactataaaatggagATCTTTGGAGCGCCactcttctttcctcccaccttcctcCAAAAGTAAGGAAGTTAAAAAACTGAATTGAAGGTCTCTGGAGCtctgctcttctctcctccctccttcaaaggcaaggcagtttaaaaattaTCAGATGGAGGCCTCTGGAGCACCactcttctttcctcccatcttccttctttctccaaaggcaaggcagttttAAAATTATGTAGTGGAGGCCTCTGGACCTCCGgatcttctctcctccctccttccttccttcaaaggTAAGGAAATTAAAGAACTATGAAATGAAagtctctggagctccactcttctctcctttctccttcttctcaggCCTTAGGAATCGAGGTCTCTGGAACTcatattttcctttcctcctttctccaaaaGAGCTCCATTTCAGTTTCCTAAACTGCCTTGCCcttggagggagaaagaaagaaagaaagaaagaaagaaagaaagaaagaaagagaaggcaaaggaaggaaatatccctcctccttcctcctattTAACTATTtgaatgttatgtttttattacgtGGTATGGCTGTTCTTGCCTGGAGTCCCTACGAAACGCTTGATAgaagtaaagatgatgatgataatgaggataataataataataataataataataataatgatgatgatgggtgTATGCAAgtcatttaattaattcagaagtCGGCAGATGTTTTCCatgaaggctgagagagtgtgactcgctAAAGGTCAACACTACCCTCCTCGTATTTaagtgggatctcctttcttgtcatttgcaTCCACTAGTTGATACTCTGGTCTCTTTCCCATATACAGAGGATTATTCCGGAGCCAAAAGAGTCTACCATGAAGCGCTGAAGCGGGCGGAGAAAAGTGGAGATGACGCGACAGCTAAATACATTAGAAAGGAATTACTGGAGCTAGCCAAAAGGAGGAAAAGGCGGTCGGAGTCATCAAAAGAGAAGAGCAGAGAAGAGGCGGGAAGACAGTGAATGGGACACTTGTTCTATGTTTTCTCAAGCTGCCATTTTTCActttgaaggaaggaagaaggaaagaagagtggagctccagagacctcaattttcataatttttaaactgccttgcctttga
It contains:
- the TTC19 gene encoding tetratricopeptide repeat protein 19, mitochondrial: MTLWRPLQLLLPKKGFILLAATAAGKRCLTQPRPRPMRGARVGRRRVAIGGAAATLGCFGLSAFSLFSQEAEKEEEGGKGGEEEPKEAKQEEAIIFLLKKAKLNIMKGEMEEAERILHEAARMAQKAENTAGLIYTYDTMANLALSRGQMEQAEKLFKATMSHLLAGNMKEDDNAVLEISLKLASIYAAQNQDKLALAGYEFCILTLEEKVARQKDQPQDSLPEEERKDTRLLLGLSLDSYARFLLAWGRASAAQKMYNRALRIAAEEQGETHPQTVVLMSDLATALDSQGLYEEAYVQAKRAAELAKETEHPEAHIVLNNLAGILMHKEDYSGAKRVYHEALKRAEKSGDDATAKYIRKELLELAKRRKRRSESSKEKSREEAGRQ